In a single window of the Gossypium hirsutum isolate 1008001.06 chromosome D02, Gossypium_hirsutum_v2.1, whole genome shotgun sequence genome:
- the LOC107910234 gene encoding uncharacterized protein translates to MVSFKASLSPEMGKTTSAFENLWKKRNLEEPLDGDEETLIKRSKTERTKPGFDMELHLDTPLPIEWRRCLDLQSGTIHFYNSRTDTRTCKDPRTSPECPSTGHMSLDLELNLPCVSNATNPEAVSKQNCVGSVEKKLNGWGGLMQKRPWLTVEEAKEEEVEMVATVCRQCHMLVMLIKSSPACPNCKFRHPPPDQGPPKLFNQRHSLLC, encoded by the exons ATGGTTTCCTTTAAAGCCTCACTCTCTCCGGAAATGGGGAAGACCACGTCGGCGTTTGAGAATTTATGGAAGAAGAGAAACTTGGAAGAGCCTTTAGATGGTGACGAAGAAACTCTCATTAAGCGATCGAAAACCGAAAGAACAAAACCAGGGTTTGATATGGAGCTTCACCTCGACACTCCATTGCCTATAGAGTGGCGAAGATGTCTTGATCTTCAG TCAGGGACGATACACTTTTACAATTCAAGGACTGATACGAGAACTTGTAAGGATCCAAGGACAAGCCCTGAGTGTCCAAGCACTGGTCACATGAGTTTAGACCTTGAGCTAAACTTACCATGCGTTTCTAATGCAACAAATCCGGAAGCGGTGAGCAAGCAAAACTGTGTCGGCTCAGTTGAGAAGAAGCTCAACGGTTGGGGAGGATTAATGCAGAAGCGTCCGTGGTTAACGGTGGAAGAGGCGAAGGAGGAAGAGGTGGAGATGGTAGCAACAGTGTGCAGGCAGTGCCATATGTTGGTGATGCTAATCAAATCATCACCTGCTTGCCCTAATTGCAAATTCAGGCACCCACCACCAGACCAAGGCCCTCCAAAACTATTCAACCAAAGGCATAGCCTCCTGTGCTAG